Proteins from a genomic interval of Lycium ferocissimum isolate CSIRO_LF1 chromosome 2, AGI_CSIRO_Lferr_CH_V1, whole genome shotgun sequence:
- the LOC132037158 gene encoding uncharacterized protein LOC132037158 — MSSTSKSLIQTLKRYFKKPWEITGPQSSPEYVPSIPKATEYRIFSPATPQAEAIVPSSNPETVYDINYFSRDQRRNRPPIRRTVLKKADVEKMMKEKTFDINDFPKPYLTAKVEEDDNAIGGGYQK; from the coding sequence ATGTCCTCCACATCCAAATCTTTAATCCAAACACTAAAACGCTACTTCAAGAAACCTTGGGAAATAACAGGACCACAATCAAGTCCTGAATATGTACCCTCCATACCAAAAGCTACAGAGTACAGAATATTCTCACCTGCAACTCCACAAGCTGAAGCTATAGTCCCATCATCAAATCCTGAGACTGTATATGATATCAACTACTTTTCACGTGACCAAAGGCGTAATCGTCCTCCTATAAGGAGAACTGTACTTAAAAAAGCTGATGTTGAGAAGATGATGAAGGAGAAGACATTTGATATTAATGATTTTCCTAAGCCGTATTTGACTGCTAAGGTTGAGGAAGATGATAATGCTATTGGTGGTGGCTACCAGAAATAG